One Natranaerovirga hydrolytica genomic region harbors:
- the nusA gene encoding transcription termination factor NusA — MNAEFIEALEQIEKDKGIGKEVLIEAIETSLVTACKNHYGTSHNIKVEIDNENGDISVYAEKEVVEEIEDDQVEITLEDAKAMDQRYAIGDIVNIEITPKNFGRIAAQKAKQVVVQKIREEERKVLFNQYYEKEKDIITGIIQRRMGKNVVINLGKVDAVLGETEQVQSEPYNPNERYKVYIVEVKDTTKGPKILVSRSHPDLVKRLFEQEVPEIYEGIVEIKSISREAGSRTKLAVHSMDSDVDSVGSCVGQNGARVNVIVNELRGEKIDIVTWSEDAKVYIQNALSPAKVVTVDVNEEEKTAKVVVPDYQLSLAIGKQGQNARLAARLTGYKIDIKSESQVKETHFIEDETQETQETEEV; from the coding sequence ATGAATGCTGAGTTTATTGAAGCATTAGAGCAAATTGAAAAAGACAAAGGTATTGGAAAGGAAGTATTGATTGAAGCTATAGAAACGTCATTGGTTACAGCGTGTAAAAACCATTACGGTACTTCACACAATATTAAAGTAGAGATTGACAATGAAAATGGAGACATATCGGTATATGCTGAAAAAGAAGTAGTAGAAGAAATTGAAGACGATCAAGTAGAGATTACATTAGAAGATGCTAAAGCAATGGATCAAAGGTATGCAATAGGAGATATAGTCAATATAGAAATAACACCAAAGAACTTTGGAAGAATAGCAGCACAAAAAGCGAAGCAAGTGGTTGTGCAAAAAATCAGAGAAGAAGAGCGAAAAGTATTATTCAATCAATATTACGAAAAAGAAAAAGATATCATTACAGGTATCATTCAAAGACGTATGGGAAAAAATGTTGTTATCAATTTAGGAAAAGTAGATGCAGTCCTTGGAGAAACAGAACAAGTACAAAGTGAACCATACAATCCTAACGAAAGATACAAAGTTTATATTGTAGAAGTAAAAGACACAACTAAGGGGCCAAAAATTTTAGTGTCAAGAAGCCATCCAGACTTAGTAAAGCGCTTATTTGAACAAGAGGTTCCAGAAATATATGAAGGCATAGTAGAAATCAAAAGCATATCAAGAGAAGCAGGTTCACGAACGAAATTAGCAGTACATTCAATGGATTCTGATGTGGATTCAGTCGGTTCATGTGTGGGTCAAAATGGTGCAAGGGTTAATGTGATTGTTAATGAGTTAAGAGGAGAAAAAATTGATATTGTTACTTGGAGCGAAGATGCAAAAGTATATATCCAAAATGCATTAAGTCCAGCAAAAGTTGTAACGGTAGATGTTAATGAAGAAGAAAAAACAGCAAAAGTTGTTGTTCCAGATTACCAATTATCTTTGGCAATCGGTAAACAAGGTCAAAATGCTAGATTAGCTGCCAGATTAACAGGTTATAAAATTGACATAAAAAGCGAGTCACAAGTAAAAGAAACCCATTTTATTGAAGATGAAACACAAGAGACACAAGAAACAGAAGAAGTATAA